A region of the Sporomusaceae bacterium genome:
GCGACATGTCCGTCGGCGCCCTTTCCACCCGGGCGTGGGAAGCCGTCTGTCTCGCCACCGCCTACCTCAACGAAAAATACGACATGCCTGTGCGCATGAGCTCCGGCGAAGGCGGCATGCCCGTCCAGCTGATGAAATCCGAATACCTCAAATACATGATCATCCAGATCGCCTCCGGCCACTTCGGCTGGAACCGCATCATCAAGGCCATGCCCCACATGAAAGTCGATCCGGCCGGCATCCTCATCAAAATCGGCCAGGGCGCCAAGCCGGGCGACGGCGGTCTGCTGCCCGCCGCCAAGGTCGCCGAGCACATCCAGGCCATCCGCGGCGTGCCCAAAGCCGACCTCCTATCCCCGCCCAATCACCAGGGCCTTTACTCTATCGAAGAATCGGTGCAGAAAATGCACATGTCCCTCAACGCCGCCTTCAAGTTCCGCGTGCCGGTCGCCATCAAATGCGCCGCCTCCGCCACCTCGGTGTCCGTCTACAACAACCTCCTCCGCGACCCCTACAAGATCTGCGGCGGCTTTTTCCTCGACGGCATCCAGGGCGGCACCGGCGCGGCCAACGAAGTGTCGCTCGACCACACCGGCCACCCCGTCGTCTCCAAAGTCCGCGAGTGCTACCTGGCTGCTGTCAAACAGGGCCGCCAGGGCCAGATACCCCTGTGGGGCGGCGGCGGACTAGGCCTCACCGGCAATGCCGCGGCCGACGCCTTCAAGATGATCTGCCTCGGCGCCAACGGCGTCTTCCTCGGCAAACTGCTCATCCAGCTATGCGGCTGCATCGGCAACGAGGAAGGGCGCTGCAACGCCTGCAACACCGGCCTCTGTCCCACCGGCATCTGTACTCAGGACCCCCGCCTCGTGAGGCGCCTCGACGTCGACAAAGCGGCCCAGAACATCGTCGACTACATGCTGGCCCTCGACGGCGAACTACGGAAAATGATGGCCCCCATAGGCAACAGCTCGCTGCCGGTCGGCCGCTCCGACGCCCTCGTCACCACCGACAAAGCCATTGCCGACAAACTGGCGATACAATATTCCTGTTAGGAGGGATGCGTAGTGTTTAAGATCAAAGCCTTCGACGGCAACACCCGGATGTCTACGCAGGACCTCCTGCAGGCAGTCAATAACGCCCTCGCCCAGGGCGAGACCGAATTCCACATCGAAGCGGCCGGCCAGCATGACATCGGCGGCCCGCTCTGGCATCCCGAGGGCAAGCCGCTCAAATTCTTCGTCACCAACCCCGGCCAGCGCGTCGGCTCGATGTGCATGGAAGGCACCGAGATAATCGTCGAGGGACCCGCCCCGGCCGATGTCGGCTGGCTCAACGCCGGCGGCCG
Encoded here:
- a CDS encoding glutamate synthase-related protein; the encoded protein is METVTKTQDVTFNDLPWKIEYSPERCTMCGSCVAACTFKAIEPGVERRSVTISTAHVPEPTQTHRAIPVIKQKNSVANFCRGCGMCEKVCPNRAIRPVRNDDSRLNMLARGGGNPIKRGGRNNLLKERTLDKIVVGRISQMTDPSLDSERHTFDILAPFGRVLLPGELPFSIDDGELKLSDWTPPVRWIYPVIFSDMSVGALSTRAWEAVCLATAYLNEKYDMPVRMSSGEGGMPVQLMKSEYLKYMIIQIASGHFGWNRIIKAMPHMKVDPAGILIKIGQGAKPGDGGLLPAAKVAEHIQAIRGVPKADLLSPPNHQGLYSIEESVQKMHMSLNAAFKFRVPVAIKCAASATSVSVYNNLLRDPYKICGGFFLDGIQGGTGAANEVSLDHTGHPVVSKVRECYLAAVKQGRQGQIPLWGGGGLGLTGNAAADAFKMICLGANGVFLGKLLIQLCGCIGNEEGRCNACNTGLCPTGICTQDPRLVRRLDVDKAAQNIVDYMLALDGELRKMMAPIGNSSLPVGRSDALVTTDKAIADKLAIQYSC